The following proteins are encoded in a genomic region of Pirellulales bacterium:
- the floA gene encoding flotillin-like protein FloA (flotillin-like protein involved in membrane lipid rafts): MFQNLAILFAQADLQALETRLIWGLAIVVLIGIIIAFGVMLMLYGNIWFQAYMSNARVSMLSLVGMSLRQVNARVIVQSKIMAMQAGIGSDPTTGITTRRLEAHYLAGGNVPGVIRAIIAAHRADIDLDFDRAAAIDLAGRDVLEAVQTSVSPKVIDCPDPQRSKKATLSAIAKNGVELRVRARVTVRTNIRQLIGGATEETVIARVGEGIITAIGSADDHFIVMEKPDMISKAVLARGLDAQTAFEIVSIDIADIEVGENIGARLQVDQAEADTRVARARAEGRRAVAIAREQEMKARTAENRARVVLAEAEVPMAMASAFRQGTFLTQGAPHGNGAPS, from the coding sequence ATGTTCCAGAACCTGGCTATTCTGTTCGCTCAGGCCGATCTTCAGGCATTGGAGACGCGTCTCATCTGGGGCCTGGCCATCGTCGTCCTGATCGGCATCATCATCGCCTTCGGCGTCATGCTGATGCTCTACGGCAACATCTGGTTCCAGGCCTATATGTCGAATGCGCGGGTCAGCATGCTGAGCCTGGTCGGCATGAGCCTGCGGCAGGTCAATGCCCGCGTGATTGTGCAGTCGAAGATCATGGCCATGCAGGCGGGCATCGGCAGCGACCCCACGACCGGCATCACCACGCGCCGCCTGGAGGCCCACTATCTGGCCGGCGGCAACGTGCCGGGCGTCATCCGGGCGATCATCGCCGCCCACCGCGCCGATATCGACCTCGACTTCGACCGGGCGGCGGCCATCGACCTTGCCGGACGCGACGTGCTGGAAGCCGTGCAGACCAGCGTCAGCCCCAAGGTGATCGACTGCCCCGACCCCCAGAGGTCGAAAAAAGCCACCCTCAGCGCCATCGCCAAGAACGGCGTGGAGCTGCGCGTGCGTGCCCGTGTCACCGTCCGCACGAACATCAGGCAGCTCATCGGCGGGGCGACCGAAGAGACGGTCATCGCGCGCGTGGGCGAAGGGATCATCACGGCGATCGGCTCGGCCGACGACCATTTCATCGTCATGGAAAAGCCCGACATGATCTCCAAGGCGGTACTGGCCCGCGGCCTCGATGCCCAGACGGCGTTCGAGATCGTCTCCATCGACATTGCCGACATCGAGGTGGGCGAGAACATCGGCGCGCGGCTGCAGGTGGATCAGGCCGAGGCCGATACGCGGGTGGCCCGCGCGCGGGCCGAAGGGCGGCGGGCGGTGGCGATTGCCCGCGAGCAGGAGATGAAGGCCCGCACGGCCGAGAACCGGGCCCGCGTGGTGCTGGCCGAGGCCGAGGTGCCGATGGCCATGGCATCGGCCTTCCGCCAGGGGACGTTTCTCACGCAGGGCGCACCGCACGGCAATGGAGCGCCGTCATGA
- the mnmA gene encoding tRNA 2-thiouridine(34) synthase MnmA — protein sequence MARVVLAMSGGVDSSVSAHLLRAAGHEVIGLFMRHGASSPASCATGDADHGGVPSLSAERHGVRSLQIVSPGHKQGCCSASDAADARRVADRLDIPFYAVDFAAEFGRIMDYFTHEYTAGRTPNPCVMCNNWLKFGKLRDYAESVGAEWIATGHYARLEPSGRAGEPPALRRGIDESKDQSYVLFGIDRGVLPRVMFPVGGYRKEQIRDIARQLGLRVAEKKDSQEICFVPDGDYARFVRTRQGRGDLSGEIVTTGGEVVGRHEGIEQFTIGQRKGLGLAFGEPRYVVRLEADTRRVVIGRQEELLRSELTAMQANWLVDPPRQPLECDVKIRYRSTTTPATVSLLGDGRMHVQLREPRAGVAPGQAVVCYAGDRVLGGGWIE from the coding sequence GTGGCCAGAGTCGTCTTAGCAATGTCCGGCGGCGTCGACAGCAGTGTCTCGGCGCATCTGCTGCGCGCGGCGGGCCACGAAGTCATCGGCTTGTTCATGCGTCATGGAGCAAGCTCTCCGGCTTCGTGTGCCACCGGCGATGCCGATCACGGCGGAGTGCCTTCCCTATCGGCGGAACGGCACGGAGTCCGTTCCCTACAGATTGTCTCTCCCGGCCATAAGCAAGGATGTTGCAGCGCCAGCGACGCGGCCGACGCGCGCCGTGTGGCCGACCGCCTCGATATTCCGTTTTACGCCGTCGATTTCGCCGCGGAATTCGGGCGGATCATGGACTACTTCACGCATGAGTATACGGCCGGCCGCACGCCCAACCCTTGCGTGATGTGCAACAACTGGCTCAAGTTCGGCAAGCTCCGCGACTATGCCGAGAGCGTCGGCGCCGAGTGGATTGCCACCGGACATTACGCCCGGCTCGAGCCGAGCGGCCGTGCCGGAGAGCCGCCCGCGCTGCGTCGCGGCATCGACGAATCGAAAGACCAGTCTTACGTGCTGTTCGGCATCGACCGCGGCGTCTTGCCGCGCGTGATGTTTCCCGTGGGCGGCTATCGCAAAGAGCAAATCCGCGACATCGCCCGCCAGCTTGGCCTGCGCGTGGCCGAGAAAAAAGACAGCCAGGAGATTTGCTTCGTTCCCGACGGCGACTACGCCCGTTTTGTGCGTACACGCCAGGGCCGGGGCGACTTGTCGGGCGAGATCGTGACCACCGGCGGCGAAGTGGTCGGCCGGCACGAAGGGATCGAGCAGTTCACCATCGGCCAGCGAAAAGGACTGGGCCTGGCATTCGGCGAACCGCGGTATGTCGTGAGGCTGGAGGCGGACACTCGCCGCGTGGTGATCGGCCGGCAAGAGGAACTGCTCCGCTCGGAACTGACCGCGATGCAAGCCAACTGGCTGGTCGATCCGCCGCGGCAGCCACTGGAGTGTGACGTGAAGATCCGTTATCGTAGCACCACCACGCCCGCAACGGTTTCGTTGCTTGGCGATGGGCGGATGCACGTGCAATTGCGCGAGCCGCGTGCCGGCGTCGCGCCGGGTCAGGCGGTGGTGTGTTACGCCGGCGACCGCGTTTTAGGCGGCGGCTGGATCGAATAA
- the coaD gene encoding pantetheine-phosphate adenylyltransferase — protein sequence MEPKRNSRTAVYTGSFDPITLGHINIIERASSLVDKLIVGIGVNAGKDPMFTPDERMALVKRVTHRFDNVEVCKFSGLAVNFVRRCGARVMIRGVRPLTDLEAELTMMLANRQLDPGIETVVLMADKEFAHVSSTLIKQIAPLARDEELAHFVPHEVIEELRRRVPHQGDGSDG from the coding sequence ATGGAACCAAAACGCAATTCGCGCACCGCCGTCTACACCGGCTCGTTCGACCCCATCACGCTGGGGCACATCAACATTATCGAACGGGCCAGTTCGCTGGTCGATAAGCTGATCGTGGGCATCGGCGTCAACGCCGGCAAAGACCCGATGTTCACGCCCGATGAGCGGATGGCCCTGGTGAAGCGCGTCACGCACCGCTTCGACAACGTCGAAGTGTGCAAGTTTTCCGGTCTGGCGGTCAATTTTGTCCGCCGCTGCGGCGCCCGCGTCATGATCCGCGGGGTGCGGCCGCTCACCGATCTGGAAGCCGAGCTGACGATGATGCTGGCCAACCGCCAGCTCGATCCAGGCATCGAAACCGTGGTGCTGATGGCCGACAAGGAGTTCGCACACGTCTCCAGCACGTTGATCAAACAGATCGCCCCCCTGGCCCGCGACGAAGAACTGGCCCATTTCGTGCCGCACGAAGTGATCGAAGAGCTGCGCCGCCGAGTTCCGCACCAGGGTGACGGGAGTGACGGTTGA
- a CDS encoding type II toxin-antitoxin system HicB family antitoxin has product MKYKVALHHSDEGISVSVPALPGCWSEGDTEEEAIDNICDAIREYLAALEDRVSDADLREIEVAL; this is encoded by the coding sequence ATGAAGTACAAGGTTGCTTTGCACCACTCCGATGAAGGGATTAGCGTGTCCGTGCCCGCGCTGCCTGGCTGCTGGTCTGAGGGCGACACCGAAGAAGAAGCGATCGACAATATCTGTGACGCCATTCGCGAATACCTCGCGGCACTCGAGGATCGCGTCAGTGACGCCGACTTACGCGAAATCGAAGTGGCCCTATAA
- a CDS encoding peptidase, with protein sequence MSKQSVWHGGWCLSVAWLVLVGLADRPLWASKVVMKDGRTYEGRFVVVGSFGEDALNVPLNGAPKVQLILLCDDYLRRIFLPKKLVQSTLEAEVTPMVSFNIRQHVADSGGRVTQLGPPLRIDPFDEFGRRIYAMNTNQGKINVIQGITKITPLWTKVEAIHKMEGKNFIWDMRMATSSIPPDVLRQIIARQIDPDKIEDRLRLVQLFLQGERYQDAQAELNLVIQAFPGSKQRFEGALRDLRQAFARKALSEIDVRTNAGQHKLAINLLENFPNEGIAGETLQAVRQSLDEYHTEFGRYTELLQQVDQTLGKVAAPEQGKAQPIVGEIKKELNIHTLGRMAAFRQFLADPALSDQEKLSLALSGWLVGTDDALRKLPVALSLFDVRNLVRQYLAEPTKVKRDQILADLTAQEGATPELVAKLLRYMLPPVETKTPEEGPPGFYELSVNGLPGEGPVTYYVQLPPEYDPHRIYPTVVTLNGAGSTPRQQIDWWAGAVGPNGQRLGQATRFGYIVVAPAWSNTGQVEYGFSAAEHGAVLNSLRDACRRFSIDTDHVFISGHSMGGDAAWDLALSHPDLWAGVMPVVARADKYISLLWDNMKLVPFYLVSGELDGDKRKANATDIDRYLNRGYNATVVEFQGRGHEHFSDEIQRLFEWMNRCQRDFFPKSFVTKSMRPWDNYFWWLELTDFADKTMVDPEEWPKKGARPAQTTAEANANNGLVVKTGAHKTTVWLSPELIDFRHKLSIMVNGGRARLTGPGVEPSLRVMLEDARTRADRKHPFWAKVEMPANRINDGEGEESK encoded by the coding sequence ATGTCGAAGCAGAGTGTGTGGCACGGCGGGTGGTGCTTGTCCGTCGCTTGGCTCGTGCTGGTGGGCCTGGCCGATCGGCCGCTTTGGGCGTCCAAAGTGGTGATGAAAGACGGCCGGACCTATGAGGGCCGTTTTGTCGTCGTCGGCAGCTTCGGCGAGGATGCCCTCAACGTCCCGCTGAACGGCGCACCCAAAGTGCAGCTCATCTTGCTCTGCGACGACTACTTGCGCCGCATCTTTCTGCCGAAAAAGCTGGTGCAGAGCACCCTCGAGGCCGAAGTGACGCCCATGGTGTCGTTCAACATTCGCCAACACGTCGCCGATTCGGGCGGGCGGGTGACGCAGCTTGGCCCGCCGCTGAGAATCGACCCGTTCGACGAGTTCGGCCGCCGCATCTACGCCATGAACACCAACCAGGGAAAGATCAACGTCATCCAGGGCATCACCAAGATCACTCCCTTGTGGACCAAGGTGGAAGCGATCCACAAGATGGAAGGCAAGAACTTCATCTGGGACATGCGGATGGCCACCAGCTCGATTCCGCCCGACGTTTTGCGGCAGATCATCGCCCGGCAAATCGATCCGGACAAAATCGAAGATCGGCTGCGGCTCGTGCAGCTCTTTCTGCAAGGCGAGCGCTATCAGGACGCGCAGGCGGAACTGAATCTGGTCATCCAGGCGTTTCCCGGCTCGAAACAGCGCTTCGAAGGCGCCCTGCGCGACTTGCGGCAGGCTTTCGCGCGAAAGGCGCTCTCGGAAATCGACGTGCGCACGAACGCCGGGCAGCACAAGCTGGCCATCAACCTGCTGGAGAATTTTCCCAACGAAGGCATCGCCGGCGAGACGCTGCAGGCCGTCCGGCAGTCGCTCGACGAATACCACACCGAGTTCGGCCGCTATACCGAACTTTTGCAACAGGTCGATCAGACGCTGGGAAAAGTCGCCGCCCCCGAGCAAGGCAAGGCCCAACCGATCGTCGGCGAAATCAAGAAAGAGCTGAACATCCACACGCTGGGCCGGATGGCGGCCTTCCGCCAGTTCTTGGCCGACCCGGCCTTGAGCGACCAGGAAAAGCTCTCGCTGGCTCTCAGCGGCTGGCTGGTCGGCACGGACGACGCTTTGCGAAAGCTGCCCGTGGCACTGTCGTTGTTCGACGTTCGCAATCTGGTGAGGCAATATCTGGCCGAGCCGACGAAGGTCAAGCGGGACCAGATTCTCGCCGACTTGACGGCCCAAGAAGGGGCCACGCCCGAACTGGTCGCAAAGCTGTTGCGCTATATGCTGCCGCCGGTCGAGACCAAGACGCCCGAGGAAGGCCCGCCGGGATTCTACGAACTCTCGGTCAACGGCCTGCCGGGCGAAGGGCCCGTGACCTATTACGTGCAGTTGCCGCCGGAATACGATCCGCACCGCATTTATCCCACGGTGGTGACGCTGAACGGCGCCGGCAGCACGCCGCGGCAGCAGATTGATTGGTGGGCCGGGGCCGTGGGGCCGAACGGTCAGCGGTTGGGTCAGGCCACGCGATTTGGGTACATTGTGGTGGCCCCGGCCTGGTCGAACACCGGGCAGGTGGAGTACGGCTTTTCGGCCGCCGAGCATGGCGCCGTGCTCAACTCGCTGCGCGACGCCTGCCGGCGGTTTTCCATCGACACCGACCACGTGTTCATCAGCGGGCACTCGATGGGGGGCGACGCGGCCTGGGACCTCGCCTTATCGCACCCCGACCTGTGGGCCGGCGTCATGCCCGTCGTGGCCCGCGCCGACAAATACATCAGCTTGCTCTGGGACAACATGAAGCTCGTGCCCTTTTACCTGGTGTCGGGCGAGCTCGACGGCGACAAGCGCAAGGCCAACGCCACCGACATCGACCGCTATCTGAACCGCGGCTACAACGCGACGGTGGTCGAGTTTCAGGGCCGCGGCCACGAGCATTTTTCGGACGAGATTCAGCGGCTGTTCGAGTGGATGAACCGCTGCCAGCGCGACTTTTTCCCGAAATCGTTTGTCACCAAGAGCATGCGTCCCTGGGACAATTATTTCTGGTGGCTGGAGCTGACTGATTTTGCCGACAAGACGATGGTCGATCCCGAAGAATGGCCAAAAAAGGGCGCCCGCCCCGCGCAGACCACGGCCGAGGCCAACGCCAACAACGGCCTGGTGGTCAAGACCGGCGCCCACAAGACGACCGTGTGGCTCAGCCCGGAGCTGATCGACTTCCGGCACAAGCTTTCGATCATGGTCAACGGCGGGCGAGCGCGGCTGACGGGTCCCGGCGTCGAACCGAGCCTGCGGGTGATGCTGGAAGACGCCCGCACGCGTGCCGACCGGAAACATCCCTTCTGGGCGAAGGTCGAGATGCCCGCCAACCGCATCAACGACGGTGAGGGGGAGGAGTCGAAGTAG
- a CDS encoding secretin N-terminal domain-containing protein: protein MAHVRKQRIGREAMETGLRAVMTLTAIVAALAGLARADEAGDKERLAKPRQQALPSTAAGLPTAGSPRGDTAVQQSTRPAAPASQPARAADGMVALNFPTEIEVRGLVDYVSQRVGVKILYDEQIANKKINIRGPGEVPVSSLLGLLESALKMKGMALEDADVPGWKRIVTTAKLPLIAHNEQDAEAAIAKYGAGTAVTQAFLLKHADPQQVDTVIKPFLTQPGANSVAIKDPSVLIVTDYAANILKVTKLVNLLDQPKPDVVLEFLPVKNMEAAALGQQLSGLFTARAKAAGTNRGGASGVEITSDARTNQLLLVGTRPQVDEVIALARALDVPLGVSTQVYALRYASAERVERLAKELIDPIDAKRLFRSAVDNDGNLLIITGTPRIHEQVAAIHRKLDVPGRKAGGGLVKFYKLKNVKATEPPTDSARSIRSAALFR from the coding sequence ATGGCGCACGTCCGTAAGCAGCGAATCGGTCGCGAGGCGATGGAAACCGGACTGCGCGCCGTCATGACTTTAACCGCGATCGTCGCCGCGCTTGCCGGCCTCGCTCGGGCGGACGAGGCCGGCGACAAAGAACGCCTCGCCAAACCGCGGCAGCAAGCGCTCCCAAGCACCGCCGCCGGGTTGCCGACTGCGGGCTCCCCGCGGGGCGATACCGCCGTGCAACAGAGCACTCGGCCGGCCGCCCCTGCATCTCAGCCGGCACGCGCAGCGGACGGCATGGTCGCGCTCAACTTCCCCACCGAAATCGAGGTCCGCGGGCTGGTCGATTACGTCAGCCAGCGGGTCGGCGTGAAAATCCTCTACGACGAACAGATCGCCAACAAGAAGATCAACATCCGCGGGCCCGGCGAAGTCCCGGTCAGCTCCTTGCTGGGCCTGCTGGAAAGCGCCCTGAAGATGAAAGGCATGGCGCTGGAGGATGCCGATGTGCCCGGCTGGAAACGCATCGTGACGACGGCGAAACTGCCGCTGATCGCCCACAACGAGCAGGATGCCGAAGCGGCCATCGCGAAATACGGCGCGGGCACGGCCGTCACTCAGGCCTTTCTCCTGAAGCACGCCGATCCGCAACAGGTCGATACCGTCATCAAGCCGTTTTTGACCCAGCCCGGCGCCAACAGCGTGGCGATCAAGGACCCCAGCGTGCTCATCGTGACCGATTACGCCGCCAACATCCTGAAAGTCACCAAGCTTGTGAATTTACTGGACCAGCCCAAGCCGGACGTCGTTTTGGAATTCTTGCCGGTCAAAAATATGGAGGCCGCCGCGCTCGGCCAGCAGTTGTCGGGCCTGTTCACGGCACGCGCGAAAGCCGCGGGAACGAATAGAGGCGGGGCATCGGGCGTGGAAATCACGAGTGATGCGCGCACGAATCAATTGCTGCTTGTCGGCACGCGGCCGCAGGTGGATGAGGTGATCGCGCTGGCAAGGGCGCTCGACGTGCCTTTGGGCGTATCGACCCAGGTCTACGCATTGCGCTATGCCTCGGCCGAACGCGTCGAGCGGCTGGCCAAGGAATTGATCGATCCGATCGACGCCAAACGGCTATTCCGGTCGGCGGTCGACAACGACGGCAATCTGCTCATCATCACGGGCACGCCGCGAATTCACGAGCAAGTCGCCGCCATCCACCGCAAGCTCGACGTGCCGGGCCGGAAAGCCGGTGGCGGACTGGTGAAGTTCTACAAGCTGAAGAACGTCAAAGCCACCGAACCTCCTACGGACTCAGCAAGGTCGATCCGGTCAGCGGCGCTCTTTCGGTGA
- a CDS encoding type II and III secretion system protein, whose product MIPGTGFNGAVIDPNSAEAVLKSLSSHSRAKVLSAPRILVNDNATGVLSSVSEVPYTSVNASQTVATTSFAGFAKAGTTIDVTPHIGEGDHVQLEYTVTLNSFTGSGASGVPPPRQTDQVESKVVVPDGHTIIVGGLNRRNPSKSTSGLAYLSDVPIIGALFSNRSKSQQSTSMFVFLRPIILRDDKFQDLKYLSEADLGHAQIHGDYPHSEPMLMH is encoded by the coding sequence GTGATTCCCGGCACTGGATTCAACGGCGCGGTGATCGATCCAAACTCCGCGGAGGCCGTCCTCAAATCGCTCTCCAGCCATAGCCGGGCGAAAGTCCTCTCGGCGCCGCGCATCCTGGTCAACGACAACGCGACCGGCGTGCTCTCCAGCGTCTCGGAGGTTCCCTACACCAGCGTCAACGCCTCACAAACGGTCGCCACCACCAGCTTCGCAGGCTTCGCCAAAGCGGGCACGACCATCGACGTGACGCCGCACATCGGCGAAGGAGACCACGTGCAATTGGAATATACGGTGACGCTCAACAGTTTCACCGGTTCCGGGGCGAGCGGCGTTCCCCCTCCGCGGCAAACCGATCAGGTCGAGAGCAAAGTCGTGGTGCCGGACGGGCACACGATCATCGTCGGTGGTCTGAACCGGCGCAACCCGTCGAAGAGTACGAGCGGACTGGCCTACCTCTCCGACGTGCCGATCATCGGCGCCTTGTTCAGCAATCGCAGCAAGAGCCAGCAGAGCACGTCGATGTTCGTCTTTCTGCGGCCGATCATTTTGCGAGACGACAAGTTCCAAGACTTGAAGTATCTGTCGGAGGCGGACCTGGGGCACGCGCAAATCCACGGCGATTATCCCCATAGCGAGCCGATGCTGATGCATTAG